The proteins below are encoded in one region of Streptomyces marianii:
- a CDS encoding LacI family DNA-binding transcriptional regulator: MVDRRNAGFPVRGDVRAASRGGARASGRSGGRPTLEEVAARAGVGRGTVSRVINGSPRVSEATRAAVEAAVAELGYVPNRAARSLAANRNDAIALVVPEPEARFFAEPYFSDIVRGVGTALADTDMQLLLTFAGSERERRRLADYLAAGRVDGVLLVSVHADDPLPDLLEELGIPAVISGRRSASDPLAAVGSDNTGGARAAVAHLLSRGRRTIATITGRLDVYGAQCRLDGYRAALAEAGAVADERLVAPADFTEEGGRLAMRALLDRRPSLDAVFAASDVMAAGARQVLREAGRRIPDDVALVGFDDSAVARHMDPALTSVRQPIEEMGRTMAGLLLGEIADRSGPDRPRVILPTELVVRDSS, translated from the coding sequence ATGGTGGATCGTCGGAATGCCGGTTTCCCCGTGAGGGGCGATGTGCGCGCCGCCTCCCGCGGAGGGGCCAGGGCTTCGGGCCGCAGCGGGGGCAGACCGACACTCGAGGAGGTCGCGGCACGGGCCGGCGTCGGCCGCGGCACCGTCTCGCGGGTCATCAACGGGTCGCCCCGGGTGAGCGAGGCGACCCGCGCCGCCGTCGAGGCGGCCGTCGCCGAACTCGGCTACGTTCCCAACCGCGCCGCCCGCTCACTCGCCGCCAACCGCAACGACGCCATCGCGCTCGTCGTCCCCGAGCCCGAGGCGCGGTTCTTCGCGGAGCCGTACTTCTCCGACATCGTGCGCGGTGTCGGCACGGCCCTCGCCGACACCGACATGCAACTGCTCCTCACCTTCGCGGGTTCGGAGCGCGAACGCCGGAGACTGGCCGACTACCTCGCGGCCGGCCGGGTGGACGGTGTACTGCTGGTGTCGGTGCACGCCGACGACCCGCTGCCCGACCTGCTGGAAGAACTGGGTATCCCGGCCGTCATCAGCGGCCGCCGCTCGGCCTCCGACCCCCTTGCCGCGGTCGGCTCCGACAACACCGGGGGCGCCCGCGCGGCCGTCGCCCATCTGCTGTCCCGCGGGCGCCGGACCATCGCGACGATCACGGGGCGGCTCGACGTCTACGGTGCCCAGTGCCGCCTCGACGGATACCGGGCCGCCCTCGCGGAGGCGGGCGCCGTGGCCGACGAGCGGCTGGTGGCGCCGGCCGACTTCACCGAGGAGGGCGGCCGGCTGGCCATGCGCGCCCTGCTCGACCGACGCCCTTCGCTGGACGCGGTCTTCGCCGCCTCCGACGTCATGGCCGCCGGCGCCCGCCAGGTGCTGCGCGAGGCGGGCCGGCGCATCCCCGACGACGTCGCCCTGGTCGGGTTCGACGACTCCGCGGTGGCACGCCACATGGACCCGGCCCTCACGAGCGTTCGCCAGCCGATCGAGGAGATGGGCCGCACCATGGCCGGCCTCCTCCTCGGCGAGATCGCCGACCGCAGCGGCCCGGACCGGCCGAGGGTCATCCTGCCGACGGAGCTGGTGGTCAGGGACTCGTCCTGA
- a CDS encoding 4a-hydroxytetrahydrobiopterin dehydratase — translation MGEVEIATYLEDVPTWRRVGDSITGAFRIRYHGGVAMIVHVADVERLISHHADIDLRWDHVRFTITTHDVGHKLTLKDFDLAKRINAIAAAHEAEPV, via the coding sequence CTGGGCGAGGTCGAGATCGCGACGTACCTGGAAGACGTCCCGACGTGGCGGCGGGTCGGTGATTCGATCACGGGCGCCTTCCGGATCCGGTACCACGGCGGCGTCGCGATGATCGTTCACGTCGCCGATGTGGAGCGGTTGATCAGCCATCACGCGGACATCGACCTGCGGTGGGATCACGTGCGCTTCACGATCACTACGCATGACGTCGGGCACAAGCTGACGCTCAAGGACTTCGACCTGGCCAAGCGGATCAACGCGATCGCTGCGGCCCACGAAGCCGAGCCGGTCTGA
- a CDS encoding helix-turn-helix domain-containing protein has product MTTDFQQGRRSLGVRLRELRTGAGLTVRAMAAACDWAPSKISKLENGKQTATHADLEAWAQAVGQPNVAAELKGRLAGLESTYRSWRRQLAGGHRAVQDALGAQHGRTRVFRGFTGSVVPGVFQTAEYARSVLSRYAQLHGATRDIEAGVASRIRRQEGLYDPSKRYHVLLHESALHTRICPPAVLADQLDRLMSINGLSTVELGVIPLGAEVRVAAGDDFWIHDDRLVIAESWHAEMWLDSPEDVTLYRTVWDALAAGAVEGRGAHRLISRARGALEPR; this is encoded by the coding sequence GTGACGACCGACTTCCAGCAGGGCCGGCGCTCCCTCGGTGTGAGGCTGCGCGAGCTGCGCACCGGGGCCGGGCTCACGGTCCGGGCCATGGCCGCCGCGTGCGACTGGGCCCCATCGAAGATCTCGAAACTGGAGAACGGGAAACAGACCGCGACCCACGCAGATCTGGAGGCGTGGGCGCAGGCTGTTGGTCAGCCCAACGTTGCGGCTGAGCTGAAAGGGCGCCTGGCCGGGCTGGAATCGACGTACCGTTCGTGGCGTCGGCAGCTGGCCGGTGGCCATCGCGCAGTGCAGGACGCGCTTGGGGCTCAGCACGGGAGGACCAGAGTGTTCCGCGGCTTCACGGGCTCGGTGGTGCCCGGGGTGTTCCAGACCGCGGAGTACGCGCGCAGCGTCCTGTCCCGGTACGCGCAACTGCACGGCGCGACTCGCGACATCGAGGCGGGCGTGGCCTCCCGGATCCGCCGCCAAGAGGGTCTCTACGACCCGTCGAAGCGATACCACGTCCTGCTGCACGAGTCCGCGCTGCACACCCGCATCTGCCCGCCGGCCGTCCTCGCGGACCAACTGGACCGGCTGATGTCCATCAACGGCCTATCGACCGTGGAACTCGGCGTCATCCCACTCGGCGCCGAGGTGCGCGTGGCTGCCGGTGACGACTTCTGGATCCATGACGACCGGCTCGTCATCGCCGAGTCGTGGCACGCCGAGATGTGGCTGGACTCGCCCGAGGACGTCACGCTGTACCGGACGGTGTGGGACGCCCTCGCCGCCGGCGCCGTGGAGGGCCGCGGCGCGCACCGCCTCATCAGCCGCGCGCGGGGCGCCCTCGAGCCTCGCTGA
- a CDS encoding DUF6879 family protein gives MEFVPARGILDFFRTGFEHTAWRLETREAYAADQETKEYQRFLEGIVPPPDESGPWFVNAHEQTAAGKRIERVRLVDEPATDNQRYLLATTPDNLAAGEDIRYLRRSRALELELPDFDFWLFDSRVLARFNWEDAERRMELTTDPEQVVKACQARDAAWHYATKYEEFKAQVPSPV, from the coding sequence GTGGAGTTCGTCCCCGCGCGCGGCATCCTCGACTTCTTCCGCACCGGCTTCGAGCACACAGCCTGGCGGCTGGAGACCCGCGAGGCGTACGCGGCCGACCAAGAGACCAAGGAGTACCAGCGATTCCTCGAGGGAATCGTCCCGCCGCCGGATGAGAGCGGGCCCTGGTTCGTCAACGCCCACGAGCAGACGGCCGCGGGCAAGAGGATCGAGCGCGTGCGCCTGGTCGACGAGCCCGCCACGGACAACCAGCGGTACCTCCTCGCGACCACCCCGGACAACCTCGCCGCGGGCGAGGACATCCGATACCTGCGCCGCTCCCGCGCGCTCGAGCTGGAGCTGCCGGACTTCGACTTCTGGCTGTTCGACTCCCGGGTCCTGGCCCGCTTCAACTGGGAGGATGCCGAGCGGCGCATGGAGCTGACGACCGACCCGGAGCAGGTGGTGAAGGCGTGCCAGGCCCGTGACGCTGCCTGGCACTACGCGACCAAGTACGAGGAGTTCAAGGCACAGGTACCGTCGCCTGTGTGA
- a CDS encoding peptidoglycan recognition protein family protein, whose translation MAWCPFATKMELQPESDSQPAIRPTQLIMHSLAAPWTARRTYEFWRDSSSLESHFGLGFEGDLGQYIGTETRADANAGANRRPDGTGAVSVETASDLQHSGPWTDEQIEQLIALGVWMHQRHGVPLRICRSHDDPGFGYHSMFPQWSTGGTACPGAARIRQFKTLVFPGIVARATSQPAPEAPAPAPAKEIEEDGDMPQLLNEANSKDVAIGAEWTGLAFIDAVVHSGPRRHSTLVHLLFEEDVPPGTVVEGRFYLTDTAGKNPSAYLPVSHPGGGGHQFLCVADVPEGRHLRFEVRAVTPDGAPVQLLHRVVSGPYWAI comes from the coding sequence ATGGCCTGGTGTCCATTCGCCACCAAGATGGAGCTGCAACCCGAGTCGGACAGCCAGCCCGCGATCCGGCCGACGCAGCTCATCATGCACAGCCTCGCCGCCCCCTGGACGGCCCGCAGGACCTACGAGTTCTGGCGCGACAGCTCAAGCTTGGAGAGTCACTTCGGGCTCGGCTTCGAGGGCGACCTCGGCCAGTACATCGGCACCGAGACCCGGGCTGATGCGAACGCCGGCGCCAACCGCCGCCCGGACGGGACCGGCGCGGTGAGCGTAGAGACCGCGTCGGACCTGCAGCACTCCGGCCCATGGACGGACGAGCAGATCGAGCAGCTGATCGCCCTGGGCGTGTGGATGCACCAGCGCCACGGTGTCCCGCTGCGGATCTGCCGCAGCCACGACGACCCCGGGTTCGGCTATCACAGCATGTTCCCGCAGTGGTCGACGGGAGGAACCGCGTGCCCGGGCGCCGCGCGTATCCGGCAGTTCAAGACCCTGGTGTTTCCCGGCATCGTCGCCCGGGCCACCAGCCAGCCCGCCCCCGAGGCGCCGGCACCGGCGCCGGCCAAGGAGATCGAGGAGGACGGCGACATGCCGCAGCTGCTCAATGAGGCCAACAGCAAGGACGTCGCGATCGGCGCCGAATGGACCGGCCTGGCGTTCATCGACGCGGTCGTCCACTCCGGGCCCCGGCGCCACTCCACGCTGGTGCATCTGCTGTTCGAGGAGGACGTCCCGCCGGGCACCGTCGTGGAGGGCCGGTTCTACCTGACCGACACCGCAGGGAAGAACCCCTCCGCGTACCTCCCGGTGAGCCACCCGGGCGGCGGCGGCCACCAGTTCCTGTGCGTCGCCGACGTCCCCGAGGGCCGACACCTCCGGTTCGAGGTGCGCGCGGTCACCCCCGACGGCGCCCCAGTGCAGTTGCTGCACCGCGTCGTCTCTGGCCCCTACTGGGCAATCTGA
- a CDS encoding phage tail tape measure protein, with translation MFNLVARDRASGEVGQFAERLNTAAATAGAGFAAALGVGIMANLDAEAAGDKLAAQLGVGPAEAAELSEVAASVYENAWGDSIQTVNEAIRGVYKNIGDVSQAEGGLEGITTKALAIAETFDQDLNMATAAAGQLMRTGLADSADEAFDIITVGLQGSADKAGDLLETFNEYSIQFKRVGLDGQTAVGLISQAMKAGARDSDQVADALGQFGERALAGGTAVDDAFKSIGLNSQTMAKLLNKGGASAEQALQMTMDALRGTSSEQVKLNAAAALFGDPGNVMGQSLFALDPATAAASAGMDKAAGAANRMAAAVGDNPQAALESFKRKLIGDLGEAAGTFVQFAMRNQAVMEPLAYTLAGLAALVLTVKAAMITYSAVSTVVSAAHAVMSASAWTVIGNWSRMMAIGLMAYVRIAAGAVASAATTAAAWVGSALVSIGTWVAAVVRASLTAVAQFAIMAARAIAWAVTMAAQWLIAMGPVGWVIALIVGLVALIIANWDKVKKWTGAAWDWVWAKIKAVGSMILRFITGMPIVSFFLRHWDRIKSGVVSKALGLISYVRSLPSKIMSAVGNLGSLLYSKGADVVRGLWNGIKSMGGWLRSALIGFAKGMIPGPIAKALGIASPSKVLAAEVGHWIPPGIAQGAVDNRAVLDKTMTDLVQAPSAAAAMAAGHQMAPTAAPLSRTGGPGGLVLVRFDFTGADGAMKTAIQKIVRVDGRGNVQVAFGQ, from the coding sequence GTGTTCAACCTCGTGGCCCGAGACCGGGCGTCCGGAGAGGTGGGCCAGTTCGCGGAACGACTCAACACCGCCGCGGCGACCGCCGGCGCCGGGTTCGCCGCCGCGCTCGGGGTCGGCATCATGGCCAACCTCGACGCGGAGGCCGCGGGGGACAAGCTGGCCGCGCAGCTGGGCGTCGGCCCGGCGGAGGCCGCTGAGCTGTCCGAGGTCGCAGCCAGCGTGTACGAGAACGCGTGGGGCGACTCAATCCAGACGGTCAACGAGGCGATCCGCGGCGTCTACAAGAACATCGGCGACGTCAGCCAGGCAGAGGGCGGCCTGGAGGGGATCACGACCAAGGCTCTGGCGATCGCCGAGACCTTCGATCAGGACCTGAACATGGCGACTGCCGCGGCTGGCCAGCTCATGCGTACTGGCCTGGCGGACTCGGCAGACGAGGCGTTCGACATCATCACCGTCGGGCTGCAGGGATCGGCGGATAAGGCTGGCGATCTGCTGGAGACCTTCAACGAGTACAGCATTCAGTTCAAGCGTGTGGGCCTTGATGGGCAGACCGCGGTCGGCTTGATTTCCCAGGCCATGAAGGCCGGTGCCCGGGACAGCGACCAGGTTGCCGACGCTCTCGGCCAGTTCGGTGAGCGCGCCCTTGCTGGTGGTACAGCCGTGGACGACGCGTTCAAGTCGATCGGTCTCAACTCCCAGACCATGGCCAAGCTGCTCAACAAGGGCGGTGCCTCCGCAGAGCAAGCCCTGCAGATGACCATGGATGCCTTGAGGGGGACGTCCTCGGAGCAGGTCAAGCTCAACGCCGCGGCCGCCTTGTTCGGCGACCCAGGCAACGTGATGGGGCAATCGCTGTTCGCCCTCGATCCGGCGACTGCAGCCGCTTCAGCCGGCATGGACAAGGCGGCAGGGGCAGCCAACCGGATGGCGGCGGCTGTAGGCGACAATCCCCAGGCAGCCCTCGAGTCCTTCAAACGGAAGCTGATCGGTGACCTGGGCGAGGCAGCCGGCACGTTCGTCCAGTTCGCCATGCGCAACCAGGCCGTGATGGAGCCGCTCGCCTACACCCTTGCGGGGCTGGCGGCGCTGGTGCTCACCGTGAAGGCCGCGATGATCACCTACTCGGCTGTCTCCACGGTCGTGTCGGCTGCGCATGCCGTCATGTCCGCCTCGGCGTGGACCGTGATCGGCAACTGGAGCCGGATGATGGCCATCGGGCTCATGGCGTACGTACGGATCGCCGCCGGCGCGGTAGCGTCCGCAGCCACGACCGCCGCGGCGTGGGTGGGTTCCGCGCTGGTCTCGATCGGCACGTGGGTCGCGGCCGTCGTCCGGGCCAGTCTCACGGCCGTGGCGCAGTTCGCCATCATGGCCGCGCGCGCCATCGCGTGGGCCGTGACGATGGCTGCACAGTGGCTGATCGCCATGGGCCCCGTCGGCTGGGTCATCGCCCTCATCGTCGGCCTGGTCGCCCTGATCATCGCGAACTGGGACAAGGTCAAGAAGTGGACCGGCGCCGCCTGGGACTGGGTCTGGGCCAAGATCAAGGCAGTCGGCTCCATGATCCTCCGGTTCATCACGGGCATGCCGATCGTGTCGTTCTTCCTGCGGCACTGGGACCGCATCAAGTCCGGCGTGGTGAGCAAGGCACTCGGCCTGATCAGCTACGTGCGCAGCCTCCCAAGCAAGATCATGTCTGCCGTCGGCAACCTCGGCAGCCTGCTCTACAGCAAGGGCGCGGACGTCGTCCGCGGCCTCTGGAACGGGATCAAGAGCATGGGCGGCTGGCTGAGGAGCGCGTTGATCGGATTCGCGAAAGGCATGATCCCGGGGCCGATCGCCAAGGCACTCGGCATCGCGTCACCTTCCAAGGTGCTGGCCGCCGAGGTCGGCCACTGGATCCCGCCCGGCATCGCCCAGGGCGCCGTCGATAACAGAGCCGTCCTGGACAAGACCATGACGGACCTTGTCCAAGCACCTTCCGCGGCGGCCGCCATGGCAGCCGGCCACCAGATGGCGCCCACCGCCGCACCACTGAGCCGGACCGGCGGGCCCGGCGGGCTCGTGCTCGTCCGGTTCGACTTCACCGGCGCGGACGGCGCGATGAAGACCGCCATCCAGAAGATCGTTCGAGTCGACGGCCGCGGCAACGTACAGGTGGCCTTCGGCCAGTAG
- a CDS encoding phage tail protein: MAMMVLLAAHLELNSNNLNDRTRKVELTVEVEDKDVTTYASQGWKEVLGGLKSGELGIEFLQDVAATEIDSIMWPLLGQVVPFTAKLNQGTTTTSNPAYSGNVLIKGWNPIEGSVGDEASVSVSYPTSGAVSRATS, from the coding sequence ATGGCCATGATGGTGCTGCTCGCAGCTCACCTCGAGCTGAACAGCAACAACCTCAACGACCGGACCCGCAAGGTGGAGCTCACGGTGGAGGTGGAGGACAAGGACGTCACCACCTACGCCTCGCAGGGCTGGAAGGAAGTCCTCGGTGGGCTCAAGTCCGGCGAGCTCGGCATCGAGTTCCTGCAGGACGTCGCCGCGACCGAGATCGACTCGATCATGTGGCCGCTCCTCGGGCAGGTCGTCCCCTTCACGGCGAAGCTCAACCAGGGCACCACCACCACTTCCAACCCGGCGTACTCGGGCAACGTGCTCATCAAGGGCTGGAACCCGATCGAGGGCTCCGTGGGCGACGAGGCCTCCGTGTCCGTCAGCTACCCGACGTCGGGGGCCGTGTCCCGGGCGACCAGCTGA
- a CDS encoding head-tail connector protein — protein MSEPQNYATLADLKARLKIADEVRDELLEQALTSASRSIDKLTGRRFWLDAAAEPRTISPLRRTVVDEDGSHLLIKDLGSLDDLVVEVGRGSAWSDVTEWVEPEPTEALDEQQPVTSLLLVSGAWPRGGGMRVRVTGKWGWPEVPDVVTEATLLQANRLFKRKDSPEGVLGSAEWGVIRVSRVDPDVHSLVQHLVLPGIA, from the coding sequence ATGAGCGAGCCGCAGAACTACGCCACGCTGGCAGACCTGAAGGCCCGCCTCAAGATCGCTGATGAAGTTCGGGACGAGCTCCTCGAGCAGGCCCTCACGTCAGCGTCCCGGAGTATCGACAAGCTCACCGGCCGGCGCTTCTGGCTGGACGCGGCCGCCGAGCCGCGCACCATCAGCCCCCTTCGGCGGACCGTGGTGGACGAGGACGGCTCACACCTCCTCATCAAGGACCTGGGGAGCCTCGACGACCTGGTGGTGGAGGTCGGCCGGGGCTCCGCGTGGAGCGACGTCACCGAGTGGGTGGAGCCCGAGCCGACCGAGGCACTCGACGAGCAGCAGCCGGTCACCTCGCTGCTGCTCGTCAGCGGCGCCTGGCCGCGCGGCGGCGGGATGCGCGTCCGCGTCACGGGCAAGTGGGGGTGGCCCGAGGTGCCCGACGTCGTCACCGAGGCCACGCTCCTGCAGGCCAACCGCCTGTTCAAGCGCAAGGACAGCCCCGAGGGCGTCCTCGGCAGTGCCGAGTGGGGCGTGATCCGGGTGTCCAGAGTCGACCCGGACGTGCACAGCCTCGTGCAGCACCTGGTGCTGCCCGGCATCGCGTGA
- a CDS encoding NAD-dependent epimerase/dehydratase family protein has translation MKTALVTGSAGFVGRHMAAELRTRGWEICAADVAQPFPGIPINAFDVFRYEERVFDLVVHCAARAPHRAAIDGEPMNLAYNLQLDAAMLDWAVRTGQRRVLYLSSSAAYPLDLQSDFATARELREDDICWGQRNLGAPDAAYGWTKLTGEKMAAAAAATGLPVHVVRPFSGYGEDQGTDWPFGAFVARAQRREDPFTIWGPGTQVRDWIHIDDVVAGALAVVDADVREPINLCTGWGTSMLELATMVCDAVGYEPEFATQPDAPTGVAYRVGDPDRFHSIYKPRVPLEEGVARAVREVAAL, from the coding sequence ATGAAGACCGCTCTCGTTACCGGCTCGGCCGGGTTCGTCGGCCGCCACATGGCCGCCGAACTCCGAACCCGGGGCTGGGAGATCTGCGCGGCCGACGTGGCCCAACCGTTCCCCGGGATCCCGATCAATGCGTTCGACGTCTTCCGCTACGAGGAACGCGTCTTCGACCTGGTGGTGCACTGCGCCGCGCGGGCTCCGCACCGGGCCGCGATCGACGGCGAGCCCATGAACCTCGCCTACAACCTGCAGCTGGACGCCGCGATGCTCGACTGGGCGGTCCGAACGGGGCAGCGGCGGGTGCTGTACCTGTCGAGCAGCGCCGCGTACCCGCTCGACCTACAGAGCGACTTCGCCACCGCGCGCGAGCTGCGCGAGGACGACATCTGCTGGGGCCAGCGGAACCTCGGGGCACCCGACGCCGCGTACGGGTGGACCAAGCTGACGGGCGAGAAGATGGCCGCCGCGGCCGCTGCCACGGGCCTGCCTGTGCACGTCGTGCGGCCGTTCTCCGGATACGGCGAGGATCAGGGCACCGACTGGCCCTTCGGGGCCTTCGTGGCCCGCGCGCAGCGCCGCGAGGACCCGTTCACCATCTGGGGCCCGGGCACGCAGGTACGCGACTGGATCCACATCGACGACGTCGTGGCCGGCGCCCTGGCCGTCGTCGACGCCGACGTTCGCGAGCCGATCAACCTGTGCACCGGCTGGGGCACGTCGATGCTCGAGCTCGCCACGATGGTGTGCGACGCGGTGGGCTACGAGCCCGAGTTCGCCACCCAGCCGGACGCGCCGACCGGTGTCGCCTACCGAGTGGGGGATCCGGACCGCTTCCACTCCATCTACAAGCCGCGGGTGCCCCTCGAGGAGGGCGTGGCGCGGGCTGTGCGGGAGGTCGCGGCACTATGA
- a CDS encoding methyltransferase domain-containing protein — translation MTRVRLRPAYSEAELAQLYRTPHDHRRWRDHHLRVDVTVQVARWMADVGVRAAADLSCGNGAILNQVPADRKHFGDLAPGYELHGPIEKTLEELPEVDLFVCSETLEHVDDPDLVLARIRSRSRMLVLSTPVDAWQDANPEHYWAWSRDDVEAMLTGAGWRLHVYATADFRPARLPYCFGIWGVR, via the coding sequence GTGACCCGCGTACGGCTCCGGCCGGCCTACAGCGAGGCCGAGCTGGCGCAGCTGTACCGCACCCCCCACGATCACCGACGCTGGCGGGACCACCACCTCCGTGTCGACGTCACCGTGCAGGTCGCCCGGTGGATGGCCGACGTCGGGGTGCGGGCCGCCGCGGACCTGTCGTGCGGGAACGGGGCGATCCTCAACCAGGTGCCGGCCGACCGGAAGCACTTCGGCGACCTCGCACCCGGCTACGAGCTGCACGGCCCGATCGAGAAGACCCTCGAAGAGCTCCCCGAGGTCGACCTGTTCGTGTGCTCCGAGACGCTCGAGCACGTCGACGACCCGGACCTGGTCCTGGCCCGGATCCGTAGCCGCTCCCGGATGCTCGTCCTGTCCACGCCGGTCGACGCGTGGCAGGACGCGAACCCCGAGCACTACTGGGCCTGGTCCCGCGACGACGTCGAGGCCATGCTCACCGGCGCCGGATGGCGCCTGCACGTCTACGCCACGGCCGACTTCCGCCCTGCCAGGCTGCCGTACTGCTTCGGAATCTGGGGGGTGCGATGA
- a CDS encoding glycosyltransferase family 2 protein yields MPDLLVIVPSRGRPHTVQQMAEAFRDTCTAETELLFVIDDDDPEREAYQLARAAAEDAYGDVRLAEQQAPGTMVSALNRGAQSAAYGHEPPAALGFMGDDHRPRTKGWDKAYLEALRSLPGIVYGNDLIQGERLPTQCAMSTALVRHLGFMAPPELTHLYVDNYWLAIGRDAGCISYLPNVVVEHVHPVAGKAEWDEGYRRVNAPTMYAGDRQAYSEYMAAHRARDVLAVRKAAAEAGR; encoded by the coding sequence ATGCCTGACCTCCTCGTGATCGTCCCGTCCCGCGGCCGGCCGCACACCGTGCAGCAGATGGCCGAGGCCTTCCGGGACACGTGCACCGCGGAGACCGAGCTGCTGTTCGTCATCGATGACGACGATCCGGAGCGCGAGGCCTACCAGCTGGCCCGCGCGGCAGCCGAGGACGCGTACGGGGACGTGCGCCTGGCCGAGCAGCAGGCGCCGGGCACGATGGTGTCCGCGCTCAATCGCGGCGCTCAGAGCGCCGCGTACGGCCACGAGCCGCCCGCCGCGCTGGGGTTCATGGGCGACGACCACCGGCCCCGCACCAAGGGCTGGGACAAGGCATACCTCGAGGCCCTGCGGAGCCTGCCGGGCATCGTGTACGGCAACGACCTGATCCAGGGCGAGCGGCTGCCCACCCAGTGCGCCATGTCGACCGCCCTGGTGCGGCACCTGGGGTTCATGGCCCCGCCCGAGCTCACGCACCTGTACGTGGACAACTACTGGCTGGCGATCGGCCGCGATGCCGGGTGCATCAGCTACCTGCCGAACGTAGTCGTCGAGCACGTCCACCCGGTAGCCGGCAAGGCCGAGTGGGACGAGGGCTACCGCCGGGTCAACGCGCCGACGATGTACGCCGGCGACCGCCAGGCCTACAGCGAGTACATGGCCGCCCACCGCGCTCGTGACGTCCTCGCCGTGCGGAAAGCGGCCGCCGAGGCCGGCCGGTGA
- a CDS encoding phage major capsid protein, translating to MAPKKDDETPTFERSKDLKAAGERVKQIHEDMLVLDQEAEGGDLDESAQRSWDDLEGELKFREQEVRAFERTERLRQSRERWSSTQFSPQQDPFSEDPRTLSGRAVYDRSMAVVDSSQGGRHLESDQKAHVQRLLRTQTGDTNGELIGRLMLATENPHYRSAFQKIAASQAPVFSPEEARAIEQVGLIKRAMSIGVDASGGFAVPVLIDPTIILTAQGSENDILRLARVETITNDTWRGLSSAGVSWSFKAEAAAATDNSPTIAQPEVVTRRADGFIPFSIEIGQDWPGFAEQMSNLLAEGYDELLAEKLTTGTSGSNEPNGLVSSLDATTNPANIELTTAGVVGAVDIYGLWNQLPQKYRRRGTTAWLSSTDVQNTIRQLGTTDPNFTVDITQEAIPRLFGREYPMNDFMQDDPAGTGTQPLLLVGDFKGYLVAQRAGMTVEFIPQLFDVTNNRPTGQRGWFAWARVGAGVINPHAFRLLVNRSA from the coding sequence ATGGCCCCGAAGAAGGACGACGAGACGCCGACGTTCGAGCGGTCGAAGGACCTCAAGGCGGCTGGCGAGCGAGTCAAGCAGATCCACGAGGACATGCTGGTCCTCGATCAGGAGGCCGAGGGCGGTGACCTCGACGAGTCCGCCCAGCGGTCATGGGACGACCTCGAGGGAGAGCTGAAGTTCCGCGAGCAGGAGGTCCGCGCGTTCGAGCGGACCGAGCGCCTGCGGCAGTCTCGGGAGCGGTGGAGCTCCACGCAGTTCTCCCCGCAGCAGGACCCGTTCAGCGAGGACCCGCGCACCCTCAGCGGGCGCGCCGTCTACGACCGGTCGATGGCCGTCGTGGACTCCTCGCAGGGCGGCCGGCACCTCGAGTCGGACCAGAAGGCGCACGTGCAGCGGCTGCTGCGGACCCAGACCGGCGACACCAACGGTGAGCTCATCGGCCGCCTGATGCTGGCGACCGAGAACCCGCACTACCGCAGCGCGTTCCAGAAGATCGCCGCGAGCCAGGCGCCGGTGTTCTCGCCGGAGGAGGCCCGCGCGATCGAGCAGGTCGGGCTCATCAAGCGTGCGATGTCCATCGGTGTCGACGCGTCGGGCGGTTTCGCCGTGCCGGTGCTCATCGACCCCACGATCATCCTCACGGCGCAGGGCAGCGAGAACGACATCCTCCGCCTGGCCCGCGTGGAGACAATCACCAACGACACGTGGCGCGGCCTGAGCAGCGCTGGTGTGTCGTGGTCGTTCAAGGCCGAGGCCGCCGCGGCCACGGACAACTCCCCGACGATCGCGCAGCCCGAGGTCGTGACCCGGCGCGCGGACGGCTTCATCCCGTTCTCGATCGAGATCGGGCAGGACTGGCCCGGGTTCGCCGAGCAGATGTCCAACCTGCTGGCCGAGGGCTACGACGAGCTGCTGGCGGAGAAGCTGACCACCGGCACCTCCGGCAGCAACGAGCCGAACGGTCTGGTCTCGTCCCTCGACGCCACGACCAACCCGGCCAACATCGAGCTCACGACCGCCGGCGTCGTCGGCGCCGTGGACATCTACGGGCTGTGGAACCAGCTGCCGCAGAAGTACCGGCGGCGCGGCACCACGGCGTGGCTGTCGTCCACGGACGTCCAGAACACCATCCGCCAGCTGGGCACCACGGACCCGAACTTCACCGTGGACATCACCCAGGAGGCGATCCCGCGGCTGTTCGGGCGCGAGTACCCGATGAACGACTTCATGCAGGACGACCCCGCCGGCACCGGCACCCAGCCGCTGCTCCTGGTCGGCGACTTCAAGGGCTACCTCGTGGCCCAGCGCGCCGGCATGACCGTCGAGTTCATCCCGCAGCTGTTCGACGTCACCAACAACAGGCCCACCGGCCAGCGCGGATGGTTCGCGTGGGCGCGCGTCGGCGCGGGCGTCATCAACCCCCACGCCTTCCGGCTGCTCGTCAACCGGTCTGCCTGA